Proteins from a genomic interval of Bacteroidia bacterium:
- a CDS encoding DUF3667 domain-containing protein — protein sequence MSLPTREDRKLTHCTNCETQLQEGENFCPACGQKNLDRKVPLWMFIGDFVRDELKIDNRLFRTLKNLVINPGFLTNEFIVGKRRSYIQPPQLFLLMGFLCFFIISLQIEPEIKKLDKGNFNIGLMDGLGIDSTTNNVFLNYMDEKAKEAEENPAIFISNSLQKLPFVLLVVLPIFALFQHLVYIRHKIFFVEHFVFLLHVHAFLFLLFFFASFFLMFMDNVQFFMYIPFIHFIYLLFAFKKVYNQGLMKTFFKFFLLFLIYISLVPGLWIFFGGLAGIII from the coding sequence ATGAGCCTTCCGACCCGAGAAGATAGAAAACTCACCCATTGTACGAACTGTGAAACTCAATTGCAGGAAGGGGAGAATTTTTGTCCTGCCTGTGGTCAAAAAAATCTCGATCGTAAAGTTCCATTATGGATGTTTATTGGAGATTTTGTTCGGGATGAACTCAAAATCGATAACCGACTTTTTAGAACCCTGAAAAATCTGGTCATAAATCCAGGTTTTCTCACCAATGAGTTTATCGTTGGAAAACGGAGGAGTTATATTCAGCCGCCCCAACTTTTTCTACTCATGGGTTTCCTCTGCTTCTTTATTATATCGCTACAGATTGAGCCGGAAATAAAGAAGCTGGATAAAGGGAACTTCAATATAGGTCTCATGGATGGGCTGGGAATAGACAGTACGACGAATAATGTCTTCCTGAACTATATGGATGAAAAGGCAAAGGAGGCCGAGGAAAATCCGGCAATTTTTATCAGCAATTCTCTGCAAAAACTCCCATTTGTCTTATTGGTGGTTCTCCCCATATTTGCCCTCTTTCAACATTTGGTCTATATCCGACACAAAATTTTCTTTGTAGAGCATTTTGTCTTTCTCTTGCATGTCCATGCCTTCCTCTTTCTCCTCTTCTTTTTTGCTTCCTTCTTTCTGATGTTTATGGATAATGTGCAATTTTTCATGTACATCCCTTTTATCCATTTCATTTACCTGCTTTTTGCTTTCAAAAAGGTATATAATCAGGGACTCATGAAAACCTTTTTCAAATTCTTCCTCCTTTTCCTCATCTACATTTCTCTGGTGCCCGGTTTATGGATCTTCTTTGGAGGACTGGCAGGAATTATCATCTAA
- a CDS encoding fatty acid desaturase family protein has protein sequence MKKLSANPYLSLEERKELLKKNDFRAFMGILYYWLIIIGAFALVYFFPNVLTVLIALLLLGGQQLACSILMHDASHKSVFTNKKLNDFAGNWLGAYPVMHHVQDYRPYHWKHHVSTGTEEDPDLLLTRGYPTSRKSMMRKFFRDLSGQTGIKAYVGLFAMHLGYMEYNLGGKAVWISQKDRSWSEFFKGFFQKLSGPILAQLIIFGLLWAFASPWLYVLWIGALLTTFQFSLRVRSMAEHSMTDQSDPLRNTRTTYANFFERLLFAPYHVNYHVEHHMLMTVPFYNLPRMHKLLKERGFYEEGTLEENYLNVLKLAVQE, from the coding sequence ATGAAAAAACTGTCAGCAAATCCATATTTAAGTCTGGAAGAAAGGAAAGAACTTCTGAAAAAAAATGATTTTCGAGCCTTTATGGGTATTTTATACTATTGGCTGATCATCATAGGGGCGTTTGCGCTGGTATACTTTTTCCCGAATGTATTGACAGTTTTGATTGCTCTCCTTCTGCTGGGCGGGCAGCAACTGGCCTGTTCCATTCTCATGCATGATGCTTCGCATAAATCAGTTTTCACAAACAAAAAACTCAATGATTTTGCTGGAAACTGGCTGGGTGCTTACCCTGTAATGCACCATGTACAGGATTATCGGCCCTATCATTGGAAACATCATGTGAGTACGGGTACTGAGGAAGATCCTGATCTATTGTTAACACGAGGGTATCCGACCAGCCGCAAATCCATGATGCGTAAATTCTTTCGGGATTTGAGTGGGCAAACCGGTATCAAAGCCTATGTCGGGCTCTTTGCTATGCATCTGGGATATATGGAGTACAATTTGGGAGGAAAGGCCGTATGGATTTCTCAGAAAGACAGAAGCTGGTCTGAATTCTTCAAAGGTTTTTTCCAAAAATTGAGTGGACCTATTCTGGCTCAACTCATCATTTTCGGTTTGCTTTGGGCTTTTGCATCTCCCTGGTTATATGTGCTCTGGATAGGAGCTCTCTTAACTACCTTCCAGTTTAGTTTGCGTGTCCGTTCCATGGCTGAGCACTCCATGACGGATCAATCTGATCCTCTCAGAAATACCCGTACCACCTACGCCAATTTCTTCGAACGTCTTCTTTTTGCTCCCTATCATGTCAATTATCATGTGGAGCATCACATGCTGATGACGGTTCCTTTCTACAACCTTCCCAGGATGCATAAACTCTTGAAGGAAAGAGGCTTCTATGAAGAAGGTACCTTGGAAGAGAATTATCTGAATGTGTTGAAGCTTGCAGTTCAAGAGTAA
- a CDS encoding group III truncated hemoglobin, producing MAENLKDISSREDIELLVHNFYEKVKQDELIGPVFHRLGPEFWDYHTPIMVEFWSGILLHVGNYPGGLIWKHIMIDKQTPLEPEHFARWKKLFTEALYSTFKGSVADEAMTRVKVVEQVMMAKIKASRNPGFIQ from the coding sequence ATGGCAGAAAATCTCAAAGATATTAGTAGCAGAGAGGACATCGAATTACTGGTCCACAATTTTTATGAAAAGGTAAAACAGGATGAATTGATTGGTCCTGTCTTTCACAGATTGGGGCCTGAGTTTTGGGATTATCATACCCCTATTATGGTAGAATTCTGGTCAGGGATTCTCCTCCATGTCGGCAACTATCCGGGAGGATTGATCTGGAAGCATATCATGATTGATAAGCAGACTCCGCTAGAGCCGGAGCATTTCGCCCGATGGAAAAAGCTATTTACTGAGGCTCTCTATAGCACTTTCAAAGGTTCGGTTGCAGATGAAGCCATGACTCGGGTAAAAGTGGTGGAACAGGTAATGATGGCCAAAATAAAAGCCAGCCGCAATCCGGGATTTATTCAGTAA
- a CDS encoding ATP-binding cassette domain-containing protein has product MTLLRFDSFIKRYGYHIILEIDQVEIPEGLHLLQGPNGSGKSTLLKVLSGLIPFEGKIRLMDEIDLQKDRKEHRRRVSYCEAEPLFPEFLTGSYLVEMFMKLKSGTQEELDEIKSALGITDYLEHKIGSYSSGMKKKLALLLAFLGSPSLILLDEPLNTLDQVSQEALKRLILLYRAKGSSIMLATHQDISELDIPIELFFRIHDQKLLQYESSI; this is encoded by the coding sequence ATGACACTGCTTCGCTTCGATTCATTTATTAAACGCTACGGATATCACATCATCCTGGAAATAGACCAGGTGGAGATTCCTGAGGGCTTGCATCTCCTTCAAGGCCCCAATGGTTCCGGCAAAAGTACCCTGCTCAAAGTATTATCGGGCTTGATCCCTTTCGAAGGAAAAATCAGACTCATGGATGAAATCGATCTGCAGAAAGATCGCAAAGAGCATCGTAGACGTGTAAGTTATTGCGAAGCAGAACCTCTTTTTCCTGAATTCCTGACCGGCAGCTATTTGGTGGAGATGTTTATGAAACTAAAATCCGGGACGCAGGAAGAATTGGACGAAATCAAATCCGCTCTGGGAATCACGGATTACCTCGAACATAAAATTGGCTCCTATTCATCCGGTATGAAGAAGAAGTTGGCTCTGTTGTTGGCCTTTTTGGGGAGTCCTTCACTTATATTGCTGGATGAACCTCTCAATACGCTGGACCAGGTTTCGCAGGAAGCCTTGAAGCGACTTATCTTATTATATAGAGCGAAAGGTTCGAGCATTATGCTGGCGACCCATCAGGATATTTCTGAACTCGATATTCCAATAGAATTATTCTTTCGGATTCACGACCAAAAATTGTTGCAATATGAAAGCAGTATATGA
- the hypB gene encoding hydrogenase nickel incorporation protein HypB, translating into MVSKSNRAARGTVQCDNTTMHLLKANDFVAESIRKKMEEENILLINIVSSPGSGKTTLLQETAKRIGDKVKMKILVGDLETERDAERLKEVGADAMQIVTGGICHLEAQMIWQGMEQIDIKGIDILIIENVGNLVCPASFDLGEDYRVTLIATTEGDDKPKKYPKMFLTSDMMLVSKSDLLPYLPFEVDAVVKDARDINHELEYLPISSLNGEGMDEWCDWLLEKVAEKKAQKIAL; encoded by the coding sequence ATGGTCTCCAAATCCAATCGTGCCGCCCGAGGAACTGTACAATGCGACAATACTACTATGCATTTGCTCAAAGCCAATGACTTTGTAGCTGAAAGCATTCGCAAAAAAATGGAGGAAGAAAATATCCTCCTCATCAACATTGTTTCTTCCCCGGGAAGCGGTAAAACCACGCTGCTTCAAGAAACTGCTAAGCGAATCGGAGATAAGGTAAAAATGAAAATTCTGGTTGGGGATTTAGAAACGGAACGGGATGCAGAAAGACTCAAAGAAGTGGGAGCTGATGCCATGCAAATCGTGACGGGTGGAATTTGCCATTTGGAGGCCCAAATGATTTGGCAGGGGATGGAGCAAATCGACATTAAAGGTATTGACATCCTCATTATCGAAAATGTAGGAAATCTTGTATGTCCAGCCTCTTTTGATTTAGGAGAAGATTATAGGGTAACCCTGATAGCAACTACTGAGGGAGATGACAAGCCCAAGAAATATCCAAAAATGTTCCTGACCAGTGATATGATGCTGGTTTCAAAGTCTGATCTTTTGCCCTATTTGCCGTTTGAGGTGGATGCTGTGGTAAAGGATGCCAGAGACATCAATCATGAATTGGAATATCTGCCTATTAGCAGTTTGAATGGAGAAGGTATGGATGAATGGTGCGATTGGTTGCTGGAGAAAGTAGCCGAGAAAAAAGCTCAAAAGATTGCGCTTTAA
- the hypF gene encoding carbamoyltransferase HypF: protein MKSWQIRFKGIVQGVGFRPFVYKLAKKYQLPGEVSNGPSGVRIAFNSDEVTAKAFFAHLQKNAPRLSHISFQELVEIPSHSYVDFQIVASQREGEKDLLFTPDFGICENCREEIADPTNRRYGYAFTTCTLCGPRYSIIQDLPYDRELTAMHVFEMCESCQKEYELPTDRRYYSQSNSCSTCGISLRLWDTKGPRSFPSESSLISQVIEEWNNGKIIAIKGIGGYLLSCDATQGSVIQKLREKKHRPGKPLALMYPSWKELGDYDFSWEEQAELLTSVSPILLLRKGPSYDLPKEIAPGLDSVGIMFPYTPLYQILLSAFQKPIVATSANISNSPIIYESDKREELFQIADLILDNDREILTPQDDSVIRHSKFFKQRIIIRRSRGLAPTLFHKEEEKKVSYLACGADMKSSLALRHRGKYYISQYLGDLGHFDTEYSFRKVLTHFENILKPDIQHIFHDLHPNYASSRISEELAGQKQLPQTAFQHHKAHFAAIMGEHSLQKSREPILGIIWDGTGYGEDGHIWGGEAFIYQDKEIKRRAHLAYYPSLGGDKFAKEPRMALFSLLPSHEKVRKKFSTSELKVYDKLHANTRIKCSSMGRVFDAVASLLGICDKQVYEAEAAMKLEALATDYFGNSLAFGEHYEIPLTQEGFLIRPMFEEMLAEKEVGKPKGKIAAKFHNSLVRLVEEIARKEEIRKIAFSGGVFQNALLLDLCMDRMGKAFDLYFHKQLSPNDENIAYGQLILADLFKV from the coding sequence ATGAAAAGCTGGCAAATTCGATTTAAAGGGATTGTTCAGGGCGTTGGCTTTCGGCCTTTCGTCTACAAACTTGCCAAAAAATACCAGCTTCCAGGAGAAGTCAGCAATGGACCCTCAGGCGTTAGAATTGCCTTTAATTCGGATGAAGTCACAGCTAAAGCTTTCTTTGCTCATTTACAAAAGAATGCTCCACGTCTCTCCCATATTTCCTTTCAAGAACTTGTAGAAATCCCCTCTCATAGCTATGTGGATTTCCAAATAGTAGCCAGCCAGCGGGAAGGAGAAAAAGACTTACTCTTTACCCCTGATTTTGGTATTTGTGAAAACTGCAGAGAAGAAATAGCTGATCCAACAAATCGCAGGTATGGCTATGCCTTCACCACCTGTACCCTTTGTGGTCCACGCTATTCGATAATCCAAGACTTACCTTATGATCGGGAATTGACGGCCATGCATGTTTTTGAGATGTGCGAAAGCTGCCAAAAAGAATATGAGCTCCCCACGGATAGACGCTATTACTCTCAAAGCAATTCCTGTTCAACTTGTGGGATAAGTTTGCGCCTTTGGGATACTAAAGGTCCCCGCTCTTTTCCCTCTGAATCCTCACTCATTTCTCAAGTTATTGAAGAATGGAATAATGGGAAAATCATTGCTATAAAAGGAATTGGTGGCTATTTGCTAAGCTGCGATGCTACCCAAGGATCAGTTATTCAAAAACTACGAGAAAAAAAGCATCGCCCAGGAAAACCTTTGGCTCTCATGTACCCCAGCTGGAAAGAATTGGGAGACTATGATTTCTCCTGGGAGGAGCAAGCAGAACTTCTCACTTCGGTATCGCCTATCCTTTTACTCCGTAAAGGTCCTTCCTATGATTTACCTAAAGAAATAGCGCCTGGATTGGATTCAGTCGGGATCATGTTTCCCTATACCCCTTTATATCAAATACTACTAAGCGCTTTTCAAAAACCCATAGTTGCGACAAGTGCCAATATTAGCAATTCTCCCATCATTTATGAATCTGATAAGCGGGAAGAACTCTTTCAAATTGCTGATCTGATTCTGGACAATGATAGAGAGATCCTCACTCCTCAGGACGATTCTGTTATTCGACATAGCAAGTTTTTCAAACAGCGAATCATTATCCGAAGATCACGGGGACTAGCTCCCACTTTATTTCATAAGGAAGAAGAAAAGAAGGTATCCTATCTGGCTTGCGGAGCAGATATGAAATCCAGTCTTGCCCTTCGCCACAGGGGCAAATACTACATCAGTCAATATCTCGGAGATTTGGGGCATTTTGATACAGAATATTCTTTTCGGAAAGTCCTTACACACTTTGAAAATATCTTAAAGCCTGACATACAACACATTTTCCACGATTTACATCCCAACTATGCCAGTAGTAGAATATCCGAAGAGCTGGCTGGTCAGAAACAGTTGCCTCAAACCGCCTTTCAGCATCATAAGGCTCATTTCGCTGCCATCATGGGAGAGCACAGCTTACAAAAATCCAGGGAACCCATTTTGGGTATCATTTGGGATGGAACCGGTTATGGAGAAGATGGACATATATGGGGAGGAGAAGCCTTCATATACCAGGACAAAGAAATCAAACGACGGGCACATTTAGCCTATTATCCGAGTTTAGGAGGAGATAAATTTGCTAAAGAACCAAGAATGGCCCTCTTTTCTCTTTTACCCAGTCATGAAAAGGTTCGTAAAAAGTTCTCCACCTCTGAATTAAAAGTCTACGACAAACTCCATGCTAATACCCGAATCAAATGCAGTAGCATGGGGAGGGTTTTTGATGCAGTGGCTTCTTTATTAGGTATCTGCGATAAACAGGTTTATGAAGCCGAGGCAGCCATGAAATTGGAAGCTCTGGCAACGGATTATTTTGGTAATAGTCTCGCTTTTGGGGAACATTATGAAATCCCTTTAACTCAGGAGGGGTTTTTGATTAGGCCTATGTTCGAAGAGATGTTGGCAGAAAAAGAAGTAGGAAAACCAAAGGGTAAAATTGCTGCAAAGTTTCACAACAGCCTGGTTCGATTAGTGGAAGAAATAGCCAGAAAAGAAGAGATCCGTAAAATCGCCTTCAGCGGCGGTGTATTTCAAAATGCTTTATTACTTGACTTATGTATGGATCGGATGGGCAAAGCCTTTGACTTATATTTCCACAAGCAACTTAGTCCTAATGACGAAAACATCGCTTATGGACAGCTTATATTAGCTGATTTGTTTAAGGTCTAA
- a CDS encoding HypC/HybG/HupF family hydrogenase formation chaperone, producing MCLAIPGKIKSIESQYDGLVRMAKVSFGGIIKEASLEMVPTAKVGDYVLVHVGVAISIVKEEEAKKTFTYLEQIGELEELGMIKQQLPDPSQYKDAT from the coding sequence ATGTGCTTAGCCATACCCGGAAAGATCAAATCCATTGAATCCCAATATGACGGCCTTGTACGCATGGCCAAAGTCTCCTTTGGAGGAATAATTAAAGAAGCCAGTTTAGAAATGGTCCCCACTGCTAAGGTGGGTGATTATGTACTGGTGCATGTGGGAGTAGCGATCAGCATTGTCAAAGAGGAGGAAGCCAAAAAGACCTTTACCTATCTGGAACAGATTGGGGAGCTCGAGGAATTGGGCATGATAAAACAGCAGCTCCCGGATCCTTCACAGTATAAAGATGCCACATGA
- the hypD gene encoding hydrogenase formation protein HypD yields the protein MKYLSEYRDPELARQYLEEIKKTVTRPWTIMEVCGGQTHSLVKHGILDVLPPEVQMVHGPGCPVCVTPVSLIDKAIFLAEEKNVILCSFGDMIRVPGSKKSLLESKAEGADIRILYSPLEAVKIAENNPDREVVFFAVGFETTAPANALSVLTAERKGITNYSILASHVLVPPAIEAVMEDEESSIQAFLAAGHVCTIMGTLEYYPLVERFNIPMVISGFEPVDLLQGILMTIRQLEKGEAKVENQYARIVEEKGNLIAQDTIYKVFEVSDRLWRGMEVIPMSGYEVKDAYAAYDAKRKFNVNIEEAPEHEACIAGEIMKGIKKPHDCPEFGKGCTPQMPLGAPMVSSEGSCAAYYNFSNLVNELEREKI from the coding sequence ATGAAATACTTATCCGAATATAGAGACCCGGAATTAGCCCGGCAATACCTCGAAGAGATCAAAAAAACTGTAACGCGGCCCTGGACCATCATGGAGGTATGTGGTGGTCAAACCCACAGTTTGGTTAAGCATGGTATCCTCGATGTCCTTCCTCCAGAAGTTCAAATGGTGCATGGCCCGGGTTGCCCAGTTTGCGTGACTCCGGTCAGCCTGATAGACAAGGCGATCTTCTTGGCTGAGGAAAAAAATGTCATTCTCTGCTCTTTTGGCGATATGATACGTGTGCCTGGATCAAAAAAGAGTCTTTTGGAATCCAAAGCAGAAGGGGCAGATATTCGCATTTTATATTCTCCTTTGGAAGCCGTTAAGATTGCGGAGAATAATCCCGATCGGGAAGTAGTCTTTTTTGCTGTCGGTTTTGAAACTACCGCTCCCGCCAATGCCCTCTCGGTTTTGACAGCCGAAAGAAAAGGCATCACTAACTATTCTATCCTGGCCTCTCATGTCCTGGTTCCACCTGCGATTGAAGCTGTGATGGAAGATGAAGAAAGCAGCATTCAGGCATTTCTCGCTGCAGGACATGTTTGCACCATTATGGGGACCCTGGAATACTACCCCCTCGTAGAGCGTTTCAATATCCCTATGGTTATTTCAGGCTTTGAGCCCGTTGATCTTTTGCAAGGAATTTTGATGACGATTCGCCAACTGGAAAAAGGAGAAGCAAAAGTTGAAAATCAATATGCCAGAATTGTCGAAGAAAAAGGAAACCTAATCGCACAGGATACCATTTACAAGGTATTTGAGGTGAGCGATCGCCTTTGGAGAGGTATGGAAGTTATTCCCATGAGTGGATATGAGGTAAAGGATGCCTATGCGGCCTATGATGCCAAGCGGAAATTTAATGTCAATATCGAAGAAGCCCCTGAACATGAAGCCTGTATCGCAGGTGAAATCATGAAAGGCATCAAAAAACCGCACGACTGTCCAGAATTTGGGAAAGGCTGTACTCCGCAAATGCCCCTGGGTGCACCCATGGTGAGTTCAGAAGGATCCTGTGCGGCCTATTACAATTTTTCCAACCTTGTAAACGAATTGGAGCGGGAGAAAATATGA
- a CDS encoding enoyl-CoA hydratase-related protein yields the protein MKILFLTSSFNSMAQRLWIELDRLDHQVRVHVVQEEVSMEVAVEDFQPELIIAPYLRSKIPSRIWKNYLTWIVHPGPPGDRGASSLDWAIIQEKESWGTCILEAAEKMDSGGIWGYATFKMRAGSKASIYRQESTQASVKALKQALEHLKLPDFRPFRPEEIQDSPKGKWNPKCKQKDYAIDWNLSAEVLLKKFWAADSEPGVSIELKGQQYFAYGAHLEERLTGKAGEIIAKRHEAICIACGEKALWITHLKKDASNSLKLAASKSLGELADHILLDELDPFSAISYESFREIQYTQKGKAGYISFDFYNGAMNSDQCRRLKDCIQQAKQRDIQILVLMGGSDLWSNGIHLNEIEASQNPEDASWENILAIDDLIQEIILSPDQYIISAMRGNAGAGGVPMALAADKIFAREGIVLNPHTRQMGLFGSEYWTYLLPKRIGTEKATRFTEECLPWGTAVAKEIGLIDDVFGEDQISFETELDERVQKLAALPYFDKLLLAKKLQRRKDERVKPLESYRKEELEHMWKNFYENNWGYKEKRQAFVYKIPIALAQHSQRDWYSSRRKIYRRRKWESISYKE from the coding sequence ATGAAAATTCTCTTCCTGACATCTTCTTTCAATAGCATGGCCCAGAGGCTCTGGATCGAACTGGATCGTTTGGATCACCAGGTCAGGGTTCATGTAGTTCAGGAAGAAGTATCCATGGAGGTAGCGGTTGAAGATTTTCAACCCGAATTGATCATTGCTCCCTATTTAAGATCAAAAATTCCCAGTCGGATTTGGAAGAATTACCTGACCTGGATTGTCCATCCGGGTCCCCCCGGAGATCGGGGAGCTTCTTCTTTAGATTGGGCCATAATACAGGAAAAAGAGAGTTGGGGAACTTGCATCCTGGAGGCAGCAGAAAAAATGGATAGCGGAGGCATCTGGGGCTATGCCACTTTCAAGATGAGAGCAGGAAGCAAGGCCTCTATTTACCGTCAGGAAAGTACACAAGCAAGTGTAAAAGCCTTAAAACAGGCACTCGAGCATCTGAAACTACCTGACTTTCGCCCTTTTCGGCCGGAAGAAATACAAGACTCTCCCAAAGGCAAATGGAATCCCAAATGCAAGCAAAAGGATTATGCTATCGACTGGAACCTATCTGCTGAAGTCCTATTGAAGAAGTTTTGGGCAGCGGATAGTGAACCAGGTGTATCTATTGAATTGAAAGGGCAGCAATACTTTGCCTATGGGGCTCATTTAGAGGAAAGGTTAACTGGTAAAGCAGGTGAAATTATAGCGAAAAGACATGAGGCGATTTGCATTGCTTGTGGCGAAAAAGCCCTCTGGATTACACATCTCAAAAAGGATGCTTCTAATTCCCTCAAATTAGCTGCAAGTAAATCACTGGGAGAGCTCGCCGATCATATTCTCCTTGATGAATTAGATCCTTTTAGCGCCATATCCTATGAAAGCTTCCGAGAAATTCAGTACACCCAGAAAGGAAAAGCTGGCTATATCAGTTTTGACTTCTACAATGGAGCCATGAATAGCGATCAGTGCCGGAGGCTGAAAGATTGCATTCAGCAAGCAAAGCAAAGAGATATACAGATTCTGGTGCTGATGGGAGGAAGTGATCTTTGGTCCAACGGCATTCACCTCAATGAAATTGAAGCTTCTCAAAATCCAGAAGATGCCTCATGGGAAAATATTCTTGCCATTGATGACCTCATTCAAGAAATCATCCTGAGTCCGGATCAGTATATCATTTCTGCTATGCGTGGCAATGCTGGAGCAGGAGGAGTACCTATGGCACTTGCCGCAGACAAAATTTTCGCCCGAGAAGGAATCGTTCTCAATCCCCATACACGACAAATGGGATTATTCGGATCAGAATATTGGACCTATCTATTACCCAAAAGGATAGGGACCGAGAAAGCCACAAGATTTACGGAAGAATGCTTACCCTGGGGAACCGCAGTTGCCAAAGAAATCGGCTTGATCGATGATGTTTTCGGAGAGGATCAGATAAGCTTCGAAACTGAATTGGATGAAAGGGTTCAAAAACTGGCTGCTCTCCCCTATTTCGACAAGCTTCTCCTCGCCAAGAAATTACAAAGGAGGAAAGACGAGCGTGTCAAGCCTTTAGAATCCTACCGAAAAGAGGAGCTGGAGCATATGTGGAAGAATTTTTATGAGAATAATTGGGGATATAAAGAAAAAAGGCAGGCTTTCGTCTATAAAATTCCGATCGCCTTAGCACAGCATAGTCAAAGAGATTGGTACAGCAGCAGACGCAAAATTTACCGCAGAAGAAAGTGGGAAAGTATTAGCTACAAAGAATAA
- the hypE gene encoding hydrogenase expression/formation protein HypE encodes MPKLTFDKITLGHGSGGKLTHQLLESGVFDILSNPILDKQHDGAIIEMSGKIAMSTDSFVISPVFFPGGNIGDLAVNGTVNDLAMCGAKPRYLSLSFILEEGLSMEEFWDILLSIKLAAEMADVQIITGDTKVVERGKGDKIFINTTGIGELLPGADISVERISAGDKVLISGQLAAHGIAIMSLREGLEFESDIETDSCNLNHIIAALVENFGTDIKLLRDPTRGGLGTVLNEVAKGANQGIRIEEGKLPVDMQVKGACELLGLDPLYVANEGLFMAVVSPHIADEALELIRSFEYGTHACEIGEVIEEHPKQVVLHSGIGGKRVIHMLVGEQLPRIC; translated from the coding sequence ATGCCGAAGTTAACCTTCGACAAAATCACTTTGGGTCATGGCAGCGGAGGGAAATTGACACATCAATTGCTCGAATCGGGAGTTTTTGACATCCTCAGCAATCCCATTTTGGACAAGCAGCATGACGGAGCCATCATAGAGATGAGCGGAAAGATTGCCATGAGTACGGATAGCTTTGTGATTTCTCCTGTCTTTTTTCCGGGAGGAAATATCGGGGACCTGGCTGTAAATGGAACAGTCAATGATCTTGCTATGTGTGGAGCCAAACCCAGATACCTCTCGCTTAGCTTTATTTTGGAAGAAGGACTTAGCATGGAGGAATTTTGGGATATCCTTCTTTCTATAAAACTGGCAGCAGAAATGGCTGATGTCCAGATCATCACAGGGGATACTAAGGTAGTTGAAAGGGGAAAAGGAGATAAGATTTTCATCAATACGACCGGAATCGGAGAACTTCTTCCCGGTGCGGATATTTCCGTTGAGCGCATTTCAGCTGGCGATAAAGTTCTGATCAGCGGGCAATTGGCTGCACACGGAATAGCCATTATGTCTCTACGTGAAGGACTGGAATTTGAAAGTGATATAGAAACGGATAGCTGTAATCTCAACCACATCATAGCAGCTTTAGTCGAAAACTTTGGGACAGACATTAAGCTTCTTCGCGACCCTACCCGAGGAGGCTTGGGCACAGTTCTCAATGAAGTGGCCAAAGGAGCCAATCAGGGAATTCGTATTGAGGAAGGTAAACTACCCGTCGATATGCAGGTAAAAGGAGCCTGTGAACTTTTGGGCCTAGATCCCCTCTATGTAGCTAATGAAGGCTTATTTATGGCTGTCGTTTCTCCTCACATTGCCGATGAGGCTTTGGAACTGATCCGCAGTTTTGAATACGGAACTCATGCATGCGAAATCGGAGAAGTTATTGAAGAGCACCCAAAACAAGTCGTCCTGCATAGTGGTATAGGAGGCAAGCGAGTGATTCATATGTTAGTGGGAGAACAGTTACCCAGAATTTGTTAA
- a CDS encoding urease accessory protein: MMEGGLSLLFAGLIGFGHAFEADHLLAVSTLVSKSKSTRELAGNGFIWGLGHTSTIFLIGLLLIVFNVQGLKDYFEYFELLVAFMLIALGIIRFFKDRSQQEVAFGGNTRREAYGIGLIHGLAGSGALVLLVLTDLDGKLNALSYLLLFGLGSALGMSFAASVLRIPILLGKADKSVKRIFSILSSSLCIIYGFIIIGRFI; encoded by the coding sequence ATGATGGAAGGAGGACTAAGTTTGTTATTCGCGGGTTTGATAGGATTTGGACATGCTTTTGAGGCGGATCATCTCCTGGCAGTCAGCACCCTGGTTTCCAAAAGTAAATCCACGCGAGAATTGGCGGGTAATGGATTTATCTGGGGCCTGGGCCATACATCGACCATCTTTCTGATTGGCTTGTTATTGATTGTATTCAATGTGCAGGGGCTGAAAGACTATTTTGAATACTTCGAATTATTGGTCGCCTTTATGTTGATAGCTTTGGGTATAATCAGATTTTTCAAAGATAGATCTCAGCAAGAGGTAGCATTTGGAGGAAATACCCGCCGGGAAGCATATGGGATTGGGTTGATTCACGGGCTGGCAGGAAGTGGTGCCCTGGTGCTACTGGTATTGACAGATTTGGATGGAAAACTCAATGCCTTGAGCTATCTTCTCCTGTTTGGATTGGGTTCTGCTCTAGGAATGTCTTTTGCAGCTTCGGTTTTGCGGATTCCTATTTTGCTAGGGAAAGCGGATAAAAGCGTAAAAAGAATCTTTTCTATCCTTTCATCCTCCCTATGTATTATCTACGGCTTCATTATTATTGGCCGATTCATTTGA